From a single Arthrobacter sp. SLBN-112 genomic region:
- a CDS encoding SCO1664 family protein, protein MATERGRAGHPVSGRELTLLNEGGVELLGRIMSGSNATFLVDVTSADDSAWAVYKPEAGERPLADFDAGLYRRERAAYLLSEGLGWGMVPPTVVRTDAPLGVGSLQWFIEGDLQEHYFTLYADSPGTHAELARIALFDYVANNTDRKSGHVLRGTDARIWGIDHGLCFSAAFKLRTVIWDFAGDPIPDNLLEDISPLATTVPADVGALLDHAEVAALQRRVQRVLQDKVLPVDHTGMRYPWPLV, encoded by the coding sequence ATGGCCACGGAACGCGGCCGCGCGGGGCATCCGGTGTCCGGGCGGGAGCTGACCCTCCTTAATGAGGGCGGCGTCGAGCTGTTGGGCCGGATCATGAGCGGCAGCAACGCCACGTTCCTGGTGGATGTTACCTCCGCGGACGATTCCGCTTGGGCGGTCTACAAGCCGGAAGCCGGGGAACGCCCACTCGCTGATTTCGACGCCGGCCTGTACCGCCGGGAGCGCGCCGCCTACCTGCTCAGCGAAGGATTGGGGTGGGGAATGGTACCGCCTACGGTGGTCCGCACAGACGCGCCGCTTGGGGTGGGATCGCTGCAGTGGTTCATCGAGGGGGACCTCCAGGAGCATTACTTCACGCTGTACGCGGACTCCCCCGGGACCCACGCCGAACTCGCCCGCATCGCACTGTTCGACTACGTGGCGAACAATACGGACCGGAAAAGCGGGCATGTGCTGCGTGGCACTGACGCCCGCATCTGGGGCATCGACCACGGACTGTGCTTTTCCGCCGCGTTCAAACTGCGCACCGTGATCTGGGACTTCGCGGGTGACCCCATTCCGGACAACCTGCTCGAGGACATCAGTCCGCTGGCCACCACGGTGCCCGCCGATGTAGGTGCACTGCTCGACCATGCCGAAGTGGCAGCACTCCAGCGCCGCGTCCAGCGGGTGCTTCAGGACAAAGTACTTCCGGTTGACCACACCGGCATGCGCTACCCCTGGCCCTTGGTGTGA
- a CDS encoding sigma 54-interacting transcriptional regulator produces the protein MTDRPDIFTVGELRAAGYVHKDLRHEIRDNLLAALAAGQDPWPGLFGFSRTVIPQLERALIAGHDIVLLGERGQGKTRLLRTLAGLLDEWSPVIEGSELNEHPFEPITEQSRARVLTEGDRLRVAWRHRSERYVEKLATPDTSVADLVGDVDPMRVAEGRRLGDPETIHYGLIPRSNRGIIAINELPDLAERIQVAMLNVMEERDIQIRGYVLRLPLDVLVVASANPEDYTNRGRIITPLKDRFGAEIRTHYPIELEDEVSVILQEGRLVADVPPFILEILARYTRALRQSPAINQTSGVSARFAIAGAETVAAAALRRASLRGEDQAVARIIDLEPAVEVLTGKIEFESGEEGREQGVLDHLLRTATAEAVRAHFQGLDMGPLVAALDGHRTVTTGEQVTAQEFLGNLPSLNGSGLYDEIGRRLGATNDGQLAAAVELALEGLYLGRRISKESDDEETIYG, from the coding sequence GTGACTGATCGCCCCGATATTTTTACCGTTGGTGAACTGCGTGCCGCAGGGTATGTCCACAAGGACCTGCGCCACGAGATCCGCGACAATCTCCTCGCCGCCCTGGCCGCGGGGCAGGACCCTTGGCCCGGTTTGTTCGGCTTCAGCCGGACGGTGATTCCACAGCTCGAGCGGGCCCTCATCGCTGGGCACGACATCGTCCTGCTCGGTGAGCGGGGACAGGGCAAGACCCGCCTGCTGCGAACCTTGGCCGGGCTGCTGGATGAGTGGTCTCCGGTCATCGAGGGCTCTGAGCTGAACGAGCACCCCTTCGAACCGATTACCGAACAGTCCCGTGCCCGGGTCCTGACCGAGGGCGACCGGCTGCGGGTTGCCTGGCGGCACCGGTCGGAGCGGTACGTGGAAAAGCTGGCCACGCCGGATACGTCGGTGGCCGACCTGGTGGGGGACGTGGATCCGATGCGGGTGGCCGAGGGCCGCCGCCTGGGGGACCCCGAGACCATCCACTACGGGCTCATTCCCCGCTCCAACCGCGGCATCATCGCCATCAACGAGCTGCCGGATCTTGCCGAGCGCATCCAGGTGGCGATGCTCAACGTCATGGAGGAACGGGACATCCAGATCCGCGGCTACGTGCTGCGGCTGCCGCTTGACGTGCTGGTTGTCGCGTCCGCCAACCCCGAGGACTACACCAACCGCGGCCGCATCATCACACCGCTGAAAGACCGCTTTGGTGCGGAGATCCGGACCCACTACCCGATTGAACTGGAGGACGAGGTCTCCGTCATCCTGCAGGAGGGCCGGCTGGTGGCGGACGTCCCGCCCTTCATCCTGGAGATCCTGGCCCGCTACACCCGCGCGTTGCGGCAGTCCCCGGCCATTAACCAGACTTCCGGCGTTTCCGCCCGGTTCGCCATCGCCGGGGCTGAGACCGTGGCCGCCGCCGCACTGCGCCGGGCAAGCCTGCGGGGCGAGGACCAGGCGGTGGCACGGATTATCGACCTCGAACCGGCCGTGGAAGTCCTGACAGGCAAAATCGAGTTCGAATCGGGCGAGGAAGGACGCGAACAGGGGGTCCTCGACCACCTCCTGCGCACCGCCACCGCCGAAGCTGTCAGGGCGCACTTCCAGGGCCTGGACATGGGTCCCCTCGTGGCCGCCCTCGACGGGCACCGGACCGTCACCACCGGGGAACAGGTGACCGCGCAGGAGTTCCTGGGCAACCTCCCGTCCCTGAACGGCTCGGGCCTCTACGACGAAATCGGCCGGCGCCTGGGCGCCACAAATGACGGACAGCTCGCAGCCGCCGTCGAACTGGCGCTGGAAGGCCTGTACCTCGGCCGGCGGATCTCCAAGGAATCCGACGACGAGGAAACCATCTACGGCTAG
- a CDS encoding vWA domain-containing protein has protein sequence MAIHKRSARYGRYTGGPDPLAPPVDLAEALDAVAEDVMAGYSPRHALQEFLRRGGQNRDGLDDLARRVQERRRDLLSRHRLDGTLDEVKKLLDTAVLEERKQLARDAMMNDTDRAFREMQLQNLPPSTAAAVNELASYDWQSSAAREAYDRIKDLLGREVLEQRFAGMKQALESATDEDREAVSAVLRDLNELLGKHRRGEDTDADFQEFMARHGQYFPENPQSVEELVDALAQRAAAAQRLLQSMSPEQRDELMRLSAQAFGSPELMAQLSELDAALQALRPGEDWTGSERFEGQEGLGLGDGTGVLQDIAELDELSEQLSQSYNGSRLDDLDLDALARQLGENAAVSARTLAEIERAMQDGGYLRRGTDGDLRLSPQAMRRLGKSLLRDTARQLSGRQGNRDTRMAGAAGEQTGSSRQWEFGDREPWDVTRTMTNAIRRIMADGGDPGRGLRLAVGDIEVAETEARTQAAVALLVDVSFSMAAEGRWVPMKRTALALHHLVSTRFRGDRLQLITFGRYAQSMDIAELTALPALREQGTNLHHGLLLAGRFFRSHPSMQPVLLVVTDGEPTAHLLPDGDSWFNWPPDAETIRATVAELDRLGRSGVQTTFFRLGTDPGLERFIQRMARRVDGRVVAPEVGDLGAAVVGEYLRAHVRSAYADGDWF, from the coding sequence ATGGCCATCCACAAGCGGTCCGCCAGGTACGGCCGGTACACCGGCGGCCCGGACCCGCTCGCCCCGCCGGTTGACCTGGCCGAGGCGCTCGACGCCGTCGCCGAAGACGTGATGGCAGGCTACTCGCCGCGCCATGCCCTCCAGGAGTTCCTGCGGCGCGGCGGGCAGAACCGCGACGGGCTGGACGACCTCGCCCGGCGCGTCCAGGAGCGGCGGCGCGACCTGCTCAGCCGCCACCGGCTGGACGGCACCCTGGATGAAGTGAAGAAACTCCTGGACACCGCCGTGCTGGAGGAACGCAAGCAGCTGGCCCGGGACGCCATGATGAATGACACCGACCGTGCCTTCCGGGAGATGCAGCTGCAGAACCTGCCGCCCTCCACGGCGGCCGCCGTCAATGAGCTTGCGTCCTACGACTGGCAGTCAAGCGCGGCCAGGGAAGCGTACGACCGGATCAAGGACCTGCTGGGCCGGGAGGTCCTTGAACAGCGGTTCGCCGGCATGAAGCAGGCGCTGGAGAGCGCCACCGACGAGGACCGCGAAGCAGTAAGTGCCGTGCTCCGGGACCTCAATGAGCTGCTGGGCAAACACCGGCGGGGCGAAGACACGGACGCCGATTTCCAGGAGTTCATGGCCAGGCACGGCCAATACTTTCCGGAGAATCCGCAATCCGTGGAGGAATTGGTGGATGCCCTGGCCCAGCGAGCGGCGGCGGCCCAACGGCTCCTGCAGTCCATGTCCCCTGAGCAGCGTGACGAGCTGATGCGGTTGTCTGCGCAGGCATTCGGCTCGCCGGAACTGATGGCGCAGCTCAGCGAGCTGGACGCCGCCCTGCAGGCTCTGCGTCCCGGCGAAGACTGGACGGGATCGGAACGCTTCGAGGGGCAGGAGGGCCTGGGGCTGGGTGACGGGACCGGTGTGCTGCAGGACATCGCAGAGCTCGACGAACTGTCCGAGCAACTGTCGCAGTCCTACAACGGCTCCCGGCTTGATGACCTGGACCTCGATGCCCTGGCACGCCAGCTCGGCGAGAATGCCGCCGTGAGCGCCCGCACCCTCGCCGAAATCGAGCGGGCCATGCAGGACGGCGGCTACCTGCGGCGCGGCACCGATGGCGACCTGCGGCTGTCTCCGCAGGCCATGCGGCGGCTGGGGAAATCGCTGCTCCGGGACACTGCAAGGCAGCTCTCCGGGCGGCAGGGAAACCGGGACACCAGGATGGCGGGGGCCGCCGGGGAACAGACAGGCTCCAGCCGACAGTGGGAGTTCGGTGACCGCGAGCCCTGGGACGTCACCCGCACCATGACCAACGCCATCCGGCGCATCATGGCCGACGGCGGTGACCCGGGCCGCGGACTGCGCCTCGCCGTCGGCGACATCGAAGTGGCGGAGACGGAGGCACGGACCCAGGCGGCGGTTGCCCTGCTGGTGGACGTCTCCTTCTCCATGGCTGCCGAAGGGCGGTGGGTTCCAATGAAGCGGACCGCGCTCGCACTGCACCACCTGGTCTCCACCCGCTTCCGCGGCGACAGACTGCAACTGATCACGTTCGGCCGTTACGCGCAGTCCATGGACATCGCCGAACTTACTGCCCTCCCGGCGCTCCGCGAGCAGGGCACCAACCTGCACCACGGCTTGCTGCTGGCGGGACGCTTCTTCCGAAGCCACCCATCCATGCAGCCCGTCCTGCTGGTAGTCACCGATGGCGAGCCCACCGCGCACCTGCTGCCGGACGGGGACTCCTGGTTCAACTGGCCGCCGGATGCGGAGACCATCCGTGCCACCGTTGCCGAACTGGACCGCCTGGGCCGCTCCGGTGTCCAGACCACATTCTTCCGCCTGGGCACCGACCCCGGCCTGGAGCGGTTCATCCAGCGGATGGCGCGGCGCGTGGACGGCCGGGTGGTGGCGCCGGAGGTGGGCGACCTGGGCGCAGCCGTGGTGGGGGAGTACCTGCGGGCCCATGTCCGCAGCGCCTACGCCGACGGCGACTGGTTCTGA
- a CDS encoding dihydrofolate reductase family protein → MSQLMVDLIITLDGFASGDGWPGWWGLEGPEYLAWLQQEAGKDYTFLLGANTYRLMSGMSEDAAAGGTGYSQDESSTLTGLAAVPKMVFSSTLKAPLRWPNSELVAGDAVQAVRRMKQTHPGPLSTLGSLSLCRSLMAANLVDRFRLVVFPLITGRTGRERIYDGYPDVALDLVDSRIFDGRLQLLEYIPRVIDRPPLSGQP, encoded by the coding sequence ATGAGCCAGCTGATGGTGGATCTGATCATCACCCTGGACGGCTTCGCGTCCGGTGATGGGTGGCCGGGCTGGTGGGGCCTGGAGGGTCCGGAATACCTGGCCTGGCTCCAGCAGGAGGCCGGAAAGGACTATACGTTCCTGCTGGGGGCGAACACCTACCGCCTCATGTCAGGGATGTCGGAGGATGCTGCAGCCGGAGGAACCGGATATTCGCAGGACGAAAGCTCAACCCTGACGGGCCTTGCCGCCGTTCCCAAGATGGTGTTCTCCTCCACCCTGAAAGCACCCCTCCGGTGGCCAAACTCCGAACTGGTGGCCGGGGACGCGGTCCAGGCCGTGAGGCGGATGAAACAGACCCATCCCGGGCCCTTGAGTACCCTCGGCAGCCTCAGCCTCTGCCGTTCCCTGATGGCAGCAAACCTCGTGGACCGGTTCCGCCTGGTGGTCTTCCCCCTGATCACCGGGCGCACGGGACGCGAACGGATCTACGACGGCTACCCTGACGTCGCCCTGGACCTGGTGGACAGCAGGATCTTCGACGGACGCCTCCAGCTGCTCGAGTACATCCCCCGCGTGATAGACCGTCCGCCGCTCAGCGGCCAGCCCTGA
- a CDS encoding BNR-4 repeat-containing protein: MTSSIEGREFGHGAPETINDNGAWCWFQDERALVDPVNNTLLVGSVAAPEGPDGERRGGNIEVAVLDLASGTSTVHVLHQRLEPDDHDAPALLVRPDGRYLAMYARHKTDNYSRWRISVRPHDASEWGPEQRFDWTELAAGRGATYSNLHRLDAESRVYNFVRAINDDPTLMVSGDDGSSWTFGGKLFTRPKVGYVNGYTRYYGNGTDRIDLITTDHHPRDFNNRIYHGYIRDDALHDTQGRVVGKPLIGSPGVDQASLTTVFEAGTELDGDVLTHGWTVDLRGRDGHLAAIISCRANDANGALEREQMLDVDDHRLLYARFDGTRWRLHRLAVAGPGLLPHEQDYTGLGAVDPYDLDRVYISTPVDPRTGRSTAHYEIYRGRTVDEGGSWEWEAITGNSHVDNLRPIVAPGNPSVHAVCWFRGTMRSSQAYETEVVVLR, translated from the coding sequence ATGACATCCAGTATCGAAGGCAGGGAATTCGGGCATGGCGCGCCGGAAACCATCAACGACAACGGCGCGTGGTGCTGGTTCCAGGACGAGCGGGCCCTGGTGGACCCCGTCAACAACACCCTGCTGGTGGGTTCGGTAGCCGCTCCGGAGGGCCCGGACGGCGAGCGCCGGGGCGGCAACATCGAAGTCGCCGTCCTGGACCTGGCTTCCGGGACCAGCACGGTCCACGTCCTGCACCAGAGGCTGGAGCCTGACGACCATGACGCCCCGGCGCTGCTGGTCAGGCCGGACGGCCGGTACCTTGCCATGTACGCCAGGCACAAAACAGACAACTACTCCCGCTGGCGGATCTCCGTCCGTCCCCACGATGCCTCCGAATGGGGCCCCGAGCAGCGCTTCGACTGGACGGAACTGGCCGCAGGACGCGGCGCCACCTACTCCAACCTGCACCGGCTGGACGCGGAGTCGCGGGTGTACAACTTTGTCCGCGCCATCAACGACGACCCCACCCTGATGGTGTCCGGGGACGACGGCAGCAGCTGGACTTTCGGCGGCAAGCTCTTCACCCGGCCCAAAGTGGGCTATGTGAACGGCTACACCCGCTACTACGGCAACGGCACGGACCGCATTGACCTCATCACCACCGACCACCACCCGCGTGACTTCAACAACAGGATTTATCACGGCTACATCAGGGACGATGCGCTGCACGACACCCAAGGGCGGGTGGTGGGAAAGCCGCTGATCGGCTCACCCGGCGTCGACCAGGCCTCCCTGACCACCGTCTTCGAGGCCGGTACCGAACTGGACGGGGACGTCCTCACCCACGGCTGGACGGTTGACCTGCGGGGCCGGGACGGGCACCTCGCCGCCATCATCAGTTGCCGGGCGAACGACGCCAACGGCGCCCTTGAACGTGAGCAGATGCTCGACGTCGATGATCACCGCCTGCTGTACGCGCGCTTCGACGGAACGCGCTGGCGGCTGCACCGTTTAGCCGTCGCGGGCCCCGGCCTGCTGCCCCACGAGCAGGACTACACCGGGCTCGGGGCGGTGGACCCCTACGATTTGGACCGGGTGTACATTTCCACTCCGGTGGATCCCCGGACCGGCCGCTCCACGGCACACTACGAGATTTACCGCGGAAGGACCGTTGACGAAGGCGGGTCGTGGGAGTGGGAGGCAATAACCGGGAACTCCCACGTGGACAACCTCCGCCCCATCGTTGCGCCGGGGAATCCTTCCGTCCACGCCGTCTGCTGGTTCCGGGGCACCATGCGCTCGTCCCAGGCGTATGAAACGGAAGTGGTGGTGCTGCGCTGA
- a CDS encoding 5'-3' exonuclease — protein MPQRLMLLDTASLYFRAFYGLPDTIRRPDGTPVNAVRGLLDMIARLSTDYHATHLVACWDDDWRPQWRVDLLPTYKAHRVAEAVPGGADVEVVPEGLQAQLPMIRRVLELAGIAIVGAAHHEADDVVGTYASHAGFPVDVVTGDRDLFQVCDDERAVRVIYTARGMKNLEVITEETVVTKYKVLPQQYADYATLRGDASDGLPGVAGIGEKTAASLLLKYGTLERLLAAAEEPGAGVSAPVRAKLSAAAAYLEAAPAVVRLVRNLELPTLEEAGARLQPVTGDRRAELEQLAADWNLGGSVRRLLAALDLQQQPAASS, from the coding sequence ATGCCCCAGCGCCTCATGCTGCTCGACACTGCCTCCCTGTACTTCCGTGCCTTCTATGGCCTGCCGGACACCATCCGGCGCCCCGACGGAACGCCGGTGAATGCCGTTCGCGGCCTGCTGGACATGATCGCCCGGCTCAGCACCGACTACCACGCCACCCACTTGGTGGCCTGCTGGGACGATGACTGGCGGCCGCAATGGCGGGTGGACCTGCTCCCCACCTACAAGGCCCACCGGGTGGCCGAAGCAGTTCCGGGCGGGGCCGACGTCGAAGTGGTGCCCGAGGGCCTCCAGGCGCAGCTGCCCATGATCCGCCGCGTACTGGAGTTGGCCGGCATCGCCATTGTGGGCGCGGCACACCACGAGGCCGACGACGTAGTGGGCACCTACGCCAGCCATGCCGGCTTCCCGGTGGACGTGGTCACGGGCGACCGCGACCTGTTCCAGGTATGCGACGACGAACGGGCGGTCCGGGTGATCTACACCGCCCGCGGCATGAAGAACCTCGAAGTCATCACGGAAGAAACCGTGGTAACCAAATACAAGGTCCTGCCCCAGCAGTACGCGGACTATGCCACCCTCCGGGGGGACGCCTCAGACGGCTTGCCCGGCGTGGCCGGGATCGGCGAGAAGACGGCCGCGTCCCTGCTGCTGAAATACGGGACTCTCGAACGCCTGCTGGCGGCCGCGGAGGAGCCGGGCGCGGGCGTGTCCGCGCCTGTCCGGGCCAAACTCTCAGCCGCCGCTGCCTACCTGGAAGCAGCCCCCGCCGTCGTCCGGCTGGTGCGTAACCTGGAGCTGCCCACCCTTGAGGAGGCGGGCGCCCGCCTGCAGCCCGTCACAGGTGACCGGCGCGCAGAGCTGGAGCAACTGGCTGCCGACTGGAACCTGGGCGGCTCGGTCCGCCGCCTGCTCGCCGCCCTGGACCTGCAGCAGCAGCCTGCGGCGTCGTCCTGA
- a CDS encoding flavin reductase family protein gives MSVSSDLAPRRLRDIFGTFASGLTVITGTTPGGPAGFTCQSFASLSLEPALVTFSPARTSTTWPALRRAGSFTVNILPAEHQHLAGQFARSGTDKFAGVSHASSPLGNPVLDDALAWIDCELHEEYDGGDHTIVVAAVRHLDARNDAEPLVFFKGRYAGLTPLERLLEAAG, from the coding sequence ATGTCAGTCAGTTCAGATCTTGCCCCGCGCCGGCTTCGGGATATTTTTGGAACATTTGCCAGCGGCCTGACCGTCATCACCGGGACCACCCCGGGCGGGCCCGCCGGCTTCACCTGCCAGTCCTTCGCGTCCCTGTCGCTGGAGCCGGCGCTGGTCACGTTCAGCCCGGCCCGGACGTCAACCACCTGGCCCGCGCTGCGAAGGGCAGGCTCGTTCACCGTGAACATCCTCCCTGCGGAACACCAGCATCTGGCGGGGCAGTTCGCCCGCTCGGGGACGGATAAATTCGCCGGCGTCAGCCATGCATCCTCGCCGCTGGGAAACCCCGTGCTGGATGACGCCCTCGCCTGGATCGACTGCGAGCTCCATGAAGAGTACGACGGCGGCGACCACACCATCGTGGTGGCAGCGGTACGGCACCTCGATGCCCGGAATGACGCCGAGCCGCTGGTGTTCTTCAAAGGCCGGTACGCCGGTCTCACCCCGCTGGAACGCCTGCTCGAAGCGGCGGGCTGA
- a CDS encoding CBS domain-containing protein, producing the protein MAKAREIMTGGVECVGENESLEAAARKMKELDVGSLPICGEDDRLKGMLTDRDIVVKCLAEGGDPRSAKAGDLAEGKPVTIGADDSIEEAIRTMQDHQVRRLPVIDGHKLVGVISQADIARNYPEDRVGELVAFISY; encoded by the coding sequence ATGGCAAAGGCGCGCGAAATCATGACTGGCGGCGTGGAGTGCGTCGGTGAAAACGAGAGCCTGGAAGCAGCTGCCCGCAAAATGAAGGAACTTGACGTTGGTTCCCTCCCCATTTGCGGCGAGGACGACCGGCTCAAGGGGATGCTGACGGACCGTGACATCGTGGTGAAGTGCCTGGCCGAAGGCGGCGACCCGCGCAGTGCCAAGGCGGGCGACCTGGCTGAAGGCAAGCCGGTCACCATTGGAGCCGACGACTCAATTGAGGAAGCGATCCGCACCATGCAGGACCACCAGGTGCGCAGGCTTCCCGTGATTGACGGGCACAAGCTGGTTGGCGTGATCAGCCAGGCCGACATTGCCCGGAACTACCCCGAGGACCGGGTGGGCGAACTCGTGGCATTCATCTCCTACTGA
- the hrpB gene encoding ATP-dependent helicase HrpB — protein MVSPDVRPGAGAFDLGAIGAGLAFEGSLSILRNALESAGAPGAAVVQAPPGTGKTTLVPPLLANLYGRRGRVVVTQPRRVAARAAARRLSALDGSRPAGRVGYTVRGERQAGPDTLIEFVTPGILLRRLLADPGLEGTAAVVLDEVHERGLETDLLLGMIAEVRALRGDLAVVAMSATLDAPRFAALLGDADGGGPAPVVDCPSVNHPLEVQWLPAPAPRLDARGVARAFLDHVAASAADAHVHAVAADRSVDALVFLPGAREVSQVAASLRSRLGSRVDVLELHGQVGPAEQDRAVSGRGPGDLPRIIVSTDLAESSLTVPGVRLVIDSGLAREPRRDAGRGMSGLVTVSCSRASADQRAGRAARQGPGTVVRCYSQQAYGAASAHVTPEINVADLTGAALVLACWGAPGGKGIVLPDPPPRQAMDDAVEVLRELGAVSDEGLVTAAGLALARVPADPRLARALLDGGSSTGHQFAADVVAALSGDHRAPGADLPRLLAQLRTDTGPAGRRWAEESRRLAALARRQQDGAAVVPAIPAAGGEAVGAVVALAFPDRVARRVPGSDGAGQYLLTSGTRAGLPAGSTLSGHEWIAVADVTRAEGRDAAGTGAVIRAAAPLSLGVAETAASHLLADTVEAEFTGGRLSARRTRRLGSIVLSTTPVRATAEQGRRAVAAALQSGGLAALSWSTAAASFRRRLAFLHRELGAPWPDVSDGSLLDRIEEWLGPELGDLAAGKPVTSVDLSHPLHRLLPWPEAARLDELAPENLEVPSGSRVRIDYPEPGDDPAAPVVAVKLQECFGLAESPRLVGGRVPVLLHLLSPARRPLAVTDDLTSFWSGPYLQVRAEMRGRYPKHPWPEDPWSAPATAHTKQRR, from the coding sequence ATGGTTTCTCCCGACGTCCGCCCCGGAGCCGGCGCCTTCGACCTTGGCGCCATCGGTGCCGGACTTGCCTTCGAAGGATCCCTTTCCATACTGCGGAATGCGCTGGAAAGCGCTGGTGCACCCGGCGCCGCCGTGGTGCAGGCACCGCCGGGGACGGGCAAAACCACGCTCGTGCCGCCGCTGCTGGCAAACCTTTACGGCCGGCGGGGCCGGGTGGTGGTCACCCAGCCGCGGCGGGTTGCGGCCCGGGCCGCCGCGCGGCGTCTCTCCGCACTCGATGGCAGCCGGCCGGCCGGGCGCGTGGGCTATACGGTTCGGGGGGAACGACAGGCCGGCCCGGACACCCTGATCGAATTTGTCACCCCGGGTATCCTGTTGCGCCGCCTGCTGGCTGACCCCGGGCTGGAAGGCACTGCCGCCGTCGTCCTGGATGAGGTGCACGAGCGCGGCCTGGAAACGGACCTCCTGCTCGGCATGATCGCGGAGGTCCGTGCGCTGCGGGGGGACCTCGCCGTCGTCGCCATGTCCGCAACCCTGGACGCACCCCGGTTCGCCGCCCTGCTGGGCGATGCCGACGGCGGCGGGCCGGCACCCGTCGTCGACTGCCCTTCCGTGAACCATCCACTGGAAGTGCAGTGGCTCCCCGCGCCCGCCCCGCGGCTGGATGCGAGGGGTGTGGCGCGCGCCTTCCTGGACCACGTCGCCGCGAGCGCCGCGGATGCCCATGTCCATGCTGTTGCCGCTGACAGGTCCGTGGACGCACTCGTGTTCCTGCCGGGTGCCAGGGAGGTTTCGCAGGTTGCAGCCTCCCTGCGCAGCAGGCTGGGCAGCCGGGTGGACGTGCTGGAGCTTCACGGCCAGGTGGGCCCGGCGGAGCAGGACAGGGCAGTGTCGGGGCGCGGTCCCGGGGATCTCCCGCGGATCATCGTCTCCACGGATCTTGCCGAGTCGTCCCTCACTGTGCCCGGTGTCCGGTTGGTCATTGACTCCGGTTTGGCCCGGGAACCGCGGCGGGACGCGGGCCGGGGCATGAGCGGCCTGGTTACCGTCTCCTGTTCAAGGGCCTCCGCGGACCAACGGGCAGGGCGCGCAGCACGGCAGGGCCCGGGGACAGTGGTCCGCTGCTACTCCCAGCAGGCCTACGGTGCGGCTTCCGCCCACGTGACGCCGGAAATCAACGTGGCGGACCTGACCGGCGCTGCCCTGGTCCTTGCCTGTTGGGGCGCGCCCGGTGGAAAGGGGATCGTTTTACCGGACCCGCCGCCCCGGCAGGCCATGGACGACGCCGTCGAGGTGCTCCGGGAGCTGGGCGCCGTCTCCGATGAAGGCTTGGTGACGGCAGCCGGCCTGGCCCTCGCCCGCGTCCCCGCCGATCCACGGCTTGCGCGGGCTTTGCTCGACGGCGGCAGCTCCACCGGCCACCAGTTTGCTGCCGACGTGGTGGCCGCACTCTCCGGGGACCACCGCGCGCCCGGAGCGGACCTGCCCCGCCTGCTGGCCCAGCTCCGTACCGACACAGGCCCGGCCGGAAGGCGGTGGGCGGAGGAGTCCAGACGGCTGGCCGCACTGGCACGGCGGCAACAGGACGGCGCGGCGGTGGTTCCCGCCATTCCCGCCGCTGGAGGCGAAGCTGTTGGGGCCGTCGTCGCGCTCGCCTTTCCTGACCGCGTGGCCCGCCGGGTGCCCGGCAGCGACGGCGCTGGCCAATACCTGCTGACCTCCGGCACCAGGGCAGGCCTGCCGGCCGGCAGCACCCTGTCAGGCCACGAGTGGATCGCCGTTGCCGACGTGACCCGCGCCGAAGGCAGGGACGCGGCCGGCACCGGCGCCGTCATCCGTGCCGCTGCCCCCCTTTCCCTCGGCGTTGCAGAGACAGCGGCGTCACATTTGCTGGCCGACACCGTGGAAGCGGAATTCACCGGGGGCCGCCTCAGCGCACGCAGGACCAGGCGGCTGGGATCGATCGTGCTCTCCACAACACCGGTGCGCGCCACCGCTGAACAGGGCAGGAGGGCGGTGGCGGCCGCGCTGCAGTCCGGCGGGCTTGCAGCCCTGTCATGGTCGACGGCGGCGGCGTCCTTCCGGCGCCGCCTCGCGTTCCTGCACCGGGAGTTGGGAGCGCCTTGGCCTGATGTGTCGGACGGGTCACTGCTGGACCGGATCGAAGAGTGGCTGGGACCCGAACTGGGGGACCTTGCCGCCGGGAAACCGGTCACCTCGGTTGACCTGTCGCACCCTTTGCACCGGCTGCTGCCCTGGCCCGAGGCTGCGCGGCTGGACGAGCTTGCGCCGGAGAACCTTGAGGTCCCCAGCGGGTCCCGGGTCAGGATCGACTATCCGGAACCAGGAGACGACCCCGCAGCGCCCGTGGTGGCGGTGAAACTGCAGGAGTGCTTCGGGCTGGCTGAGTCCCCAAGACTGGTGGGCGGCCGTGTTCCGGTCCTGCTCCACCTGCTGTCCCCGGCGCGCCGGCCCCTCGCCGTGACAGATGACCTGACCTCGTTCTGGTCCGGCCCGTACCTGCAGGTGCGCGCGGAGATGCGGGGCCGCTATCCCAAGCATCCGTGGCCGGAGGACCCTTGGTCGGCCCCCGCCACCGCACACACCAAGCAGCGCAGGTAG